The genomic window cataatttttttaaaaaaaatatttttatcatttaaaatattaaataaaaaaataaaattataaatattaaatatatattaaaaagtgATCGCTCCGCGGTCTAATAAGATAAAACGATCCGCGTCAGGCTGTCTGCACGGTGGCGTATAATTAATTTCTCATATTACCCCTGGCATCCAAGTGGCACGAGATATAACTGCACATCCTTCTAAACGACGCCAATCTGCTCGAGTACTTTGGTGCAATGCAACTCCGTGCAAAAGAAATCCCCTATTTGGTTTGCAATATCTCGTGGGGCCCACTAGTCGCCGCCTTGCTCCCCGGCCGGGATTATAGGCTTTGGCGTTAAACCCCAGCCACCCTCAACGAATCGCATACCCTTCTCTTTCTAGGGTTTCTGATAGATTCAGCGATCGAAAAACATCTCTTTTCCTCCACTCGTACCCTTAATTCCCGATCCCTGGTGCATTCCCCTATCTTAGATCTCTGCAAAGCATCTGTAGATGCTCTATAAAAATTCTTATTCTAtatcttgtttctttttttttttttttttttcaaactctgtCTTTTATCTCCCCCTTCTCCATCCCAGAGAAGGGCCCTTCTCCATCCCAGAGAAGGGTTTTCTTTCAACTTGCTCTAAATCCTAGATGAAACTGAGATGGAGAAGATTACTCCATCTTTCGTCGAATTGGACGTTCAAAACCCTAAGAAATCCCAGTAATAAATGCCTCGACGGTTCCCAGCTTCATCTTTGCCCTCAGGTCGTCGAGTCGACAGTGTGGAGCTGCCCTTCGGATACAATCGCTTTAAGCTTCTTCCTGTGGTGTGCTCGCCAGCCAAATTACTTCCACGACCCCCGGTCCTTCGACCGGATGATCCCTATCGCTGGCCGGCTCACCGAGCGCTTTGGCTCTGTTGCAGCGATTGTTGAGGAATTGGAGAGCATTGGTTGTTCCGTGAAGGCGCAAACTTTCATGATTTTACTGAGAATTTATTGGCGGGGAAACTTGTATACGTTGGCATTGGAAGTGTTCGATGAAATGAGTAGTAGAAATTTTGTTCCCAACACCTTTGCCCGGAATATGGTTCTTGATATACTATTCAAGGTTGGTCATTTCGGTGCAGCAATGAGGTTTCTGAGAGATATCGAGTTCCCAAATTTTCTTAGTTACAATATAGTAGTATGTAATCTTTGCAAGTCCCGTGATTGGTTGAGAGTTCGTGATGTTTTAAGAGAGATGGTAAAGAAAGGATTTCATCCCAATACTGGCACTTATACAATGGTTCTGGATTGCTTTCACAAGGCAGGAAGGCTTATGGAGTCACTACAATTGCTAGCTTTTATGATTGTTTCTGGTAATCGACCCAACATAGCCATTTGGACAATCTTGATAGACAGTCTATGTCGAACTGGGAAAGTTGATTTAGCCAGCAGATTGTTTGGAAAGATGATAGAGTCTGGGTGCTCACCCAGTGTTGTCACTTATACTTCTCTTATCAAAGGCTTTTTTGAAGCACGAATGTACAAAGAAGTGCTGAGGATGTTAGATTCTATGTTATCAAGTGGGTGCAATCCTGACCTAGTACTGTATAATGTTCTGATTGATTGCCTGTCTAAGGTGCAGAAATATGATGATGCAATTGACGTTTTCCTTCTTCTGCGTGAGAGCAAACTAAAACCAGATTCCTATACTTTGTCTTCTTTGTTGTCTGCAATATGCTCATCGGGTAAAATGAGCTTGCTTCCCAAACTTGTTACGGGACTACATGTTTCTATTGATCTCGTGGCTTGTAATTCTCTACTAAATTTTTTCTGCAAGGTTGGTCATCCATCTCAAGCTGTGGACTTTTACAGTGATATGGTTGAGAGAGGCTTTGCACCAGACAAGTACAGTTATGTTGGACTGTTGAATGGTCTGTGCAGGCTAGGGAAGATAGACTATGCCATTAATTTCTATCATGCTATTGTTGAGAATGATCCTCATATAGATGCATATTTCCATACAGTGATCCTTGATGGACTTACTAAAAGAGGAAAATATCACTGGGCCATTAggctgtttaggaaagctgttaaAGAAAATTATTGCCTTGATGTTGTATCCTACACAATTGCTCTTCATGGGCTTTTTAAAGGTGGTAGGTTTCAAGAAGCTTGCAGTTTGTTTGACCAGATGAAGCAGTTTGGTGTGATTCCTAATGCTTGTACCTACAATGTGATGCTTCTTGGCCTTTGTAGGGCTAGAGATATTGATGCAGTTAAGCAATTGCTTAGAGATATGGAGATTGCTGGAATTGAGATGGACTATGTCGCATACAACACAATAATTGCTTTCCTCATTAAATTGCGTCGTTTTAATTCAGCTTTCCTGGTATTTAGTAAAATGTGTGATTTGGGAATGAAGCCCAACAAGACCACTTACTCATTACTGTCCAAGGGACTTGGCCATGTCTCCGCTGAAGGACTGGATAATCAGTATTCACAATTGACATATAATCTTGAGGATACTGATTTTGTTTACAGCACTGAGTCTGATCAGCCTAATGAACTTCTTGTAAGCTCGGGGAGTTAGCTGATGCTCCATATGCTGGAACATGCAAAGAAATGCATGGGCTGTGATCGTCTCATAAGTATGTAAGCAGTTGCTTGTGCAGAGGATTTGCTGCA from Elaeis guineensis isolate ETL-2024a chromosome 4, EG11, whole genome shotgun sequence includes these protein-coding regions:
- the LOC105043963 gene encoding putative pentatricopeptide repeat-containing protein At1g16830; translated protein: MKLRWRRLLHLSSNWTFKTLRNPSNKCLDGSQLHLCPQVVESTVWSCPSDTIALSFFLWCARQPNYFHDPRSFDRMIPIAGRLTERFGSVAAIVEELESIGCSVKAQTFMILLRIYWRGNLYTLALEVFDEMSSRNFVPNTFARNMVLDILFKVGHFGAAMRFLRDIEFPNFLSYNIVVCNLCKSRDWLRVRDVLREMVKKGFHPNTGTYTMVLDCFHKAGRLMESLQLLAFMIVSGNRPNIAIWTILIDSLCRTGKVDLASRLFGKMIESGCSPSVVTYTSLIKGFFEARMYKEVLRMLDSMLSSGCNPDLVLYNVLIDCLSKVQKYDDAIDVFLLLRESKLKPDSYTLSSLLSAICSSGKMSLLPKLVTGLHVSIDLVACNSLLNFFCKVGHPSQAVDFYSDMVERGFAPDKYSYVGLLNGLCRLGKIDYAINFYHAIVENDPHIDAYFHTVILDGLTKRGKYHWAIRLFRKAVKENYCLDVVSYTIALHGLFKGGRFQEACSLFDQMKQFGVIPNACTYNVMLLGLCRARDIDAVKQLLRDMEIAGIEMDYVAYNTIIAFLIKLRRFNSAFLVFSKMCDLGMKPNKTTYSLLSKGLGHVSAEGLDNQYSQLTYNLEDTDFVYSTESDQPNELLVSSGS